Proteins found in one Halobaculum sp. MBLA0147 genomic segment:
- a CDS encoding DUF433 domain-containing protein: MSQQTRRIVHEVHDEPHIEGRRITVQWIQKRVEERGLEPRTVADRHDLDVGDVYRALTYYHDHPREMREIEKRRERAFEEHEHLTTDPDEVRE; encoded by the coding sequence ATGAGCCAGCAGACGCGTCGCATCGTCCACGAGGTACACGACGAGCCCCACATCGAGGGGCGACGGATCACCGTCCAGTGGATTCAAAAGCGTGTCGAGGAACGCGGCTTGGAGCCACGGACGGTCGCGGACCGGCACGACCTCGACGTGGGCGACGTGTACCGTGCGCTGACGTACTACCACGACCACCCGAGGGAGATGCGAGAGATCGAGAAGCGCCGTGAACGCGCCTTCGAGGAGCACGAGCACCTGACGACCGACCCCGACGAAGTACGTGAGTGA
- a CDS encoding DUF5615 family PIN-like protein gives MSYRILCDENIELATVNYLRKLEHDVQRVPEVSALNEGDPDARLAAYSREMDRLVLTQDDDFFTEIDPSDTAGVLAQRDRSLSAREVGDIVDEMATYIPQEQVTLEYVTEEWL, from the coding sequence ATGTCGTATCGGATTCTCTGCGACGAGAACATCGAGTTGGCGACGGTGAACTACCTCCGGAAACTCGAGCACGACGTACAGCGCGTGCCGGAGGTGTCTGCACTGAACGAGGGAGATCCCGACGCACGACTAGCGGCGTACTCCCGTGAGATGGATCGACTCGTCTTGACACAAGACGACGACTTCTTCACCGAGATAGACCCCTCAGATACGGCTGGTGTGTTGGCCCAACGAGATCGAAGTCTCTCTGCGCGGGAGGTCGGTGATATCGTCGACGAGATGGCGACGTACATCCCACAGGAACAGGTGACACTGGAGTACGTCACCGAAGAGTGGTTGTAG
- a CDS encoding XylR N-terminal domain-containing protein, with translation MQAQDFDLESDLQYGAQAGVNVFHTNRMVTFNADAIGLLRQQLIDSVGIDEARDLLLQFGFQSGYADYLQMETRYDWDTPDELLQVGPAVHTQEGIVAVEPLEMSYDREADEFYFRGEWHNSYEAQQHVIHNGESDHPVCWSLMGYGSAWCSGFMGEPVLELEEKCVGMGDDVCEWVIKPLDEWGERADPYVAALEDFYAEV, from the coding sequence GTGCAGGCACAGGACTTCGATCTCGAATCGGACTTACAGTACGGGGCACAGGCCGGCGTGAACGTGTTCCACACCAACCGGATGGTGACGTTCAACGCCGACGCGATCGGGTTGCTCAGACAACAGTTGATCGACTCGGTCGGGATCGACGAGGCGCGCGACCTGTTGTTGCAGTTCGGCTTCCAGTCGGGGTACGCCGACTACTTGCAGATGGAGACGCGGTACGATTGGGACACGCCCGACGAACTGTTGCAAGTCGGCCCGGCGGTCCACACCCAGGAGGGGATCGTCGCCGTCGAACCTCTGGAGATGTCGTACGACCGCGAGGCGGATGAGTTCTACTTCCGCGGCGAGTGGCACAACTCCTACGAAGCCCAACAACACGTCATCCACAACGGTGAGAGCGACCACCCGGTGTGCTGGAGTCTGATGGGGTACGGCTCGGCGTGGTGTTCCGGCTTCATGGGCGAGCCCGTTCTCGAACTCGAAGAGAAGTGCGTCGGGATGGGTGACGACGTCTGCGAGTGGGTGATCAAGCCGTTGGACGAGTGGGGCGAGCGTGCCGATCCGTACGTGGCGGCGCTCGAAGACTTCTACGCGGAGGTGTGA
- a CDS encoding transglutaminase domain-containing protein, producing the protein MTDADDGPAATDGGTRETGVRLSGRREWGRVVVVLLTAAALVVAAAAVPAVLGAGSPPALSLAPFQSGASAASGASGASGAADAAGSLSGSQFGALSATDTTSVGGQTAPGAPGDSPLRNQSTEVHMIVESTQPGYWRTGAYGRYTGQGFERAGDARPFDGRVESGPLRGERVRYRVELRQSATALATVWRPARVDTPVETQLRPGVSLSTTERLSPGTTYEGVSYAPAREPAVLRAAGRNYPAEVRERYLNLPDEPGTDRLDRFTTNLTADSGTAYDTAVAIEQWLEANKEYSLDATHDPAAGTVASQFVFEMATGYCEYFATAMVAMLRTQGVPARYVVGYSTGQQTGPNEYTVRAMNAHAWVEVYFPEVGWVRFDPTPGSSRLAAERRSFQNETGSASDYSPTETGSPGESFSPNASRQDADGRAEVPSATPPDGGTNGSLPNGSDGVTPNGTTGGLTGTPSGTAGTADGTPGGPRTAEGGTATGTPGLPDGSTATPGGNPEGSTPDGSTPDGETPGDSTPGDGSGGDETPTDEGTPTDDSDGDSTPTDGSGGESTPTDDGTPTDGGTGEGDDEDGSGDGTDGEGESGDEGDGSDGDGTADAPPPLSVSLNRTAVPGATVTVTVTRGDTPESGVEVRFEDELVGTTGENGTVVGTVPYVSSLNVTVTDTDGPSATNQSTLADGGVASDPDVQFSFEVSTPDVQFSFEVSSPDGQTTRETASLDDQTAADTADTAAVDRQNAARAATLDPDGSDTNTTTYPVETRATLSVVGDARSGQTVTVVATVADVPVREATVEVDGEPVGRTDRRGRVRLRLPAEPGNHTVTVRRGAVVGNRTVEIDRLAVETRVDWPLALPFAPVTVSTTLGNESVDGANVTLNGRAVAPTGVDGTTTARLPIADTASVRATQFGQAATTSVSGIFASLAGVGVVVSALVVGGVVLARRRDVSGRDAVGFLRRVVGGAVRAVVSALIAVVDAVGRVVDAVRGVLADLWAGRLALIALPGRVATLLRGAAETVRAGIVSTLVGLRVWVVGLFADDPDGATAVGSGGVGEADGDREEPRAAQVIRAAWRQFLGVVSLRRTRTATPGEVARWAVERDGLPAEPVRRLRDAYRAVQYGDADPNTHVESVSELVAALTGRDGDGSTDESTTGGDGR; encoded by the coding sequence GTGACCGACGCCGACGACGGCCCCGCCGCGACCGACGGCGGGACGAGAGAGACGGGGGTCAGACTCTCCGGGCGTCGCGAGTGGGGACGTGTCGTGGTCGTGCTGTTGACCGCCGCCGCGCTCGTCGTGGCGGCGGCGGCGGTGCCGGCCGTGTTGGGTGCCGGGAGTCCCCCGGCGCTCTCGCTGGCACCGTTCCAGAGCGGTGCCAGTGCCGCGAGCGGTGCGAGCGGCGCGTCCGGGGCTGCGGACGCCGCCGGATCGCTGTCTGGGTCACAGTTCGGCGCTCTCTCGGCGACCGACACGACGAGTGTCGGCGGGCAGACGGCGCCCGGTGCACCGGGGGACAGTCCGCTGCGCAACCAGAGCACCGAAGTGCACATGATCGTCGAGAGCACCCAACCGGGGTACTGGCGGACGGGTGCGTACGGCCGCTACACCGGTCAGGGGTTCGAGCGGGCCGGCGACGCGCGGCCGTTCGACGGGCGGGTCGAGTCGGGGCCGCTGCGTGGCGAGCGCGTGCGGTACCGCGTGGAACTGCGACAGTCGGCGACCGCACTCGCGACCGTGTGGCGCCCGGCCCGGGTCGACACACCGGTCGAGACACAGTTGCGGCCGGGCGTGTCGCTGTCGACCACCGAGCGACTCTCACCCGGAACGACGTACGAGGGGGTCTCGTACGCGCCGGCACGGGAGCCGGCGGTGTTGCGGGCCGCGGGGCGGAACTACCCGGCGGAGGTACGCGAGCGGTACCTGAACCTCCCCGACGAGCCGGGGACCGACCGACTCGACCGGTTCACGACGAACCTGACCGCCGACAGTGGGACGGCGTACGACACCGCGGTCGCGATCGAGCAGTGGTTGGAGGCGAACAAGGAGTACTCGCTGGACGCGACCCACGACCCGGCGGCGGGGACGGTCGCCTCGCAGTTCGTCTTCGAGATGGCGACCGGCTACTGCGAGTACTTCGCGACAGCGATGGTCGCGATGCTGCGCACGCAGGGAGTGCCGGCGCGGTACGTCGTCGGCTACTCGACGGGGCAGCAGACGGGCCCCAACGAGTACACCGTCCGTGCGATGAACGCCCACGCCTGGGTGGAGGTGTACTTCCCGGAGGTCGGGTGGGTCCGGTTCGACCCGACACCCGGGAGCAGTCGGCTGGCGGCCGAACGGCGCTCGTTCCAGAACGAGACGGGCTCCGCGAGCGACTACAGTCCCACCGAGACCGGGTCGCCCGGCGAGTCGTTCTCGCCGAACGCGTCGCGGCAGGACGCGGACGGCCGGGCCGAGGTGCCGTCGGCGACGCCGCCGGACGGCGGGACGAACGGCTCGCTCCCGAACGGGTCGGACGGCGTGACGCCGAACGGCACCACGGGTGGCCTCACCGGCACGCCGTCGGGGACGGCCGGCACCGCCGACGGGACACCGGGTGGCCCGAGAACGGCCGAGGGTGGGACGGCGACTGGGACGCCGGGGCTCCCGGACGGCTCGACGGCGACACCCGGCGGGAATCCAGAGGGATCGACACCGGACGGCTCGACTCCAGACGGGGAGACACCCGGCGACTCGACACCCGGAGACGGGTCGGGAGGCGACGAGACACCGACCGACGAGGGGACGCCGACCGACGACTCGGACGGCGACTCGACGCCGACGGACGGATCCGGCGGGGAGTCGACACCGACCGACGACGGGACACCCACCGACGGCGGCACCGGCGAGGGTGACGACGAGGACGGGTCCGGCGACGGGACCGACGGCGAGGGTGAGTCCGGCGACGAAGGTGACGGCTCGGACGGAGACGGCACGGCCGACGCACCGCCGCCGCTGTCGGTGTCGTTGAACCGCACGGCGGTGCCGGGGGCGACCGTCACCGTCACCGTGACGCGTGGCGACACGCCCGAGTCCGGGGTCGAAGTCCGGTTCGAGGACGAACTCGTCGGGACGACCGGCGAGAACGGCACCGTCGTCGGTACCGTCCCGTACGTCTCGTCGTTGAACGTCACCGTCACCGACACGGACGGCCCCTCGGCGACGAACCAGTCGACGCTGGCGGACGGCGGAGTCGCCTCCGACCCCGACGTGCAGTTCTCCTTCGAGGTGTCGACCCCCGACGTGCAGTTCTCCTTCGAGGTGTCGAGCCCCGACGGGCAGACTACGAGAGAGACGGCGAGTCTCGACGACCAGACCGCGGCGGACACGGCGGACACGGCGGCCGTCGACCGACAGAATGCGGCGCGCGCGGCGACTCTGGATCCCGACGGGAGTGACACGAACACGACGACGTACCCGGTGGAGACGCGGGCGACGCTCTCCGTCGTCGGCGACGCACGAAGCGGACAGACGGTGACCGTCGTGGCGACGGTCGCGGACGTGCCGGTTCGCGAGGCGACCGTCGAGGTGGACGGCGAGCCGGTCGGCCGCACGGACCGTCGGGGGCGCGTCCGCCTCCGGCTCCCGGCCGAGCCGGGGAACCACACGGTGACGGTGCGGCGCGGTGCCGTCGTCGGGAATCGGACGGTGGAGATCGATCGGCTCGCCGTCGAGACGCGCGTCGACTGGCCGCTCGCGCTCCCGTTCGCACCCGTGACCGTCTCGACGACGCTCGGGAACGAGTCGGTCGACGGCGCGAACGTGACTCTGAACGGACGCGCCGTCGCCCCCACCGGGGTCGACGGCACCACGACCGCGCGACTCCCGATCGCCGACACGGCGAGTGTCCGGGCGACGCAGTTCGGGCAGGCGGCCACGACGAGTGTCTCCGGGATCTTCGCGTCGCTCGCCGGGGTCGGCGTAGTGGTGAGCGCACTCGTCGTCGGTGGTGTCGTCCTCGCACGGCGACGGGACGTGTCCGGGCGCGACGCCGTCGGATTCCTCCGACGGGTGGTCGGCGGTGCCGTCCGTGCGGTCGTGTCGGCGTTGATCGCCGTAGTCGACGCCGTCGGGCGGGTGGTCGACGCCGTGCGGGGCGTACTCGCGGACCTCTGGGCCGGCCGCCTCGCACTGATCGCTCTGCCGGGACGGGTCGCGACGCTGCTGCGCGGTGCGGCCGAGACCGTCCGAGCCGGGATCGTGTCGACTCTCGTCGGACTTCGGGTGTGGGTCGTCGGACTGTTCGCGGACGACCCCGACGGAGCGACCGCCGTCGGATCCGGTGGGGTGGGCGAGGCAGACGGAGACCGCGAGGAGCCGCGAGCGGCGCAGGTGATCCGTGCCGCGTGGCGGCAGTTCCTCGGTGTCGTCTCGCTGCGGCGCACCCGGACGGCGACGCCGGGCGAGGTGGCGCGGTGGGCCGTCGAGCGCGACGGGCTCCCGGCCGAACCGGTCCGGCGACTCAGAGACGCCTACCGGGCGGTCCAGTACGGCGACGCGGACCCGAACACACACGTCGAGTCCGTCTCGGAACTCGTCGCGGCACTCACCGGACGCGACGGTGACGGCAGTACCGACGAGTCGACGACGGGAGGTGACGGCCGGTGA
- a CDS encoding TVP38/TMEM64 family protein, translating into MSRRRLLAGVAVCGVVAVAAVATSPTAVIDRVTAIADDPLRFFALLCLLAVVRPALAWPTSLLSLLSGFAYGLPGVLPAIGLLTATAVPPYLFGDRGRAEALAGDGRLAAAVARLDAAESRAVAVAGEFRTVAVARLAPLPSDVVSAAAGVSGVSLSPFLAGTAVGEVPWIVAAVAAGASLQRVTAGGLAAAVHPPLIAAAALAGCLLLVGPLYRHYGDGTPESTE; encoded by the coding sequence GTGTCACGCCGTCGTCTCCTCGCGGGCGTCGCCGTCTGCGGCGTCGTCGCCGTCGCGGCGGTCGCGACCTCGCCGACGGCGGTGATCGACCGGGTGACGGCGATCGCGGACGACCCGCTCCGGTTCTTCGCACTCCTGTGTCTCCTCGCCGTCGTCCGCCCGGCGCTGGCGTGGCCGACCAGTCTCCTCTCGTTGCTGTCGGGGTTCGCCTACGGACTCCCGGGCGTCCTCCCCGCGATCGGACTCCTGACGGCGACGGCCGTGCCGCCGTACCTGTTCGGCGACCGCGGCCGAGCGGAGGCGCTGGCCGGCGACGGGCGTCTCGCCGCGGCCGTCGCACGACTCGACGCCGCCGAGAGTCGTGCCGTGGCGGTGGCGGGCGAGTTCCGGACAGTGGCCGTCGCTCGCCTCGCGCCGCTCCCCTCCGACGTGGTGTCGGCGGCCGCGGGGGTGAGCGGTGTCTCGCTGTCGCCGTTCCTCGCGGGCACCGCCGTCGGCGAGGTGCCGTGGATCGTCGCCGCCGTCGCCGCCGGTGCCTCGCTCCAGCGAGTCACCGCCGGCGGGCTCGCGGCGGCGGTCCACCCACCGCTGATCGCCGCCGCGGCGCTCGCCGGCTGTCTGTTGCTCGTCGGACCACTGTACCGCCACTACGGCGACGGGACGCCAGAGTCGACGGAGTGA
- a CDS encoding TIGR00297 family protein, translating to MRQQLRRAGGFAVVATLALAAPALGPAAAAPFAAVAVLAAFVVEDGWLFELFARPADRKRRRLNGLAGFALAATGLAILTAVPQQSMPVHVFAAAVIVLPYGRLGRQFARESTTDEFLTTSVFVATGFLAATAAQAAVVLAEPSLGSLDRLPTYAFLAATGALVAALLRSVLFADDDPLVILSVGFLLWLFAAVTPAVAPVLVAVGLGVTVFLGWVSYALQTADVAGMLTGVLLGLVTVVLGGLGWFAALISFFAIGGLASKFRYETKRERGVAQENEGARGTSNVLGNAAVALVSVVAYAAVTTATIGAGTVTRTPVDLSGVTVFGTPLTTLVALAFAGSVAAAMADTLASEIGGLFDDPRLVTTLRPVEPGTDGAITWQGELAGAVGAALVAAMAAVGMPVGSDPVLAGVVVTVGGVAGMTVDSLCGALIEGAVVGNETVNFLATLAGAVVAVLVGLAITP from the coding sequence GTGAGACAGCAGCTCCGGCGGGCCGGCGGGTTCGCCGTCGTGGCCACGCTCGCGCTGGCCGCGCCGGCACTCGGTCCCGCCGCCGCCGCGCCGTTCGCCGCCGTCGCGGTACTCGCCGCGTTCGTCGTCGAGGACGGCTGGTTGTTCGAGTTGTTCGCACGGCCTGCCGACCGGAAGCGCCGTCGCCTCAACGGGTTGGCGGGGTTCGCACTCGCCGCCACCGGGCTGGCGATCCTGACCGCCGTCCCACAGCAGTCGATGCCGGTCCACGTCTTCGCCGCCGCCGTGATCGTCCTGCCGTACGGGCGGTTGGGGCGGCAGTTCGCTCGCGAGTCGACGACGGACGAGTTCCTCACGACGAGTGTCTTCGTCGCGACCGGGTTCCTCGCCGCCACCGCCGCACAGGCTGCGGTCGTCCTCGCGGAGCCGTCGCTGGGGAGTCTCGACCGCCTCCCGACGTACGCGTTCCTCGCGGCGACCGGCGCACTCGTCGCCGCTCTCCTCCGGTCGGTGTTGTTCGCGGACGACGACCCGCTGGTGATCCTCTCGGTCGGGTTCCTCCTGTGGCTGTTCGCCGCCGTCACCCCCGCGGTCGCGCCGGTGTTGGTCGCCGTCGGCCTCGGCGTCACGGTGTTCCTCGGGTGGGTGTCGTACGCGCTCCAGACGGCCGACGTGGCCGGGATGTTGACCGGCGTGTTGCTCGGGCTGGTGACGGTCGTCCTGGGCGGCCTCGGGTGGTTCGCGGCGCTGATCTCCTTCTTCGCCATCGGCGGACTCGCCAGCAAGTTCCGCTACGAGACGAAGCGGGAACGGGGCGTCGCACAGGAGAACGAGGGTGCTCGCGGCACCTCGAACGTGCTCGGCAACGCGGCGGTCGCGCTCGTCTCCGTGGTCGCGTACGCCGCCGTCACGACGGCCACGATCGGTGCTGGGACGGTGACGCGGACCCCCGTCGATCTCTCCGGGGTCACGGTGTTCGGGACGCCACTGACGACGCTGGTCGCGCTGGCGTTCGCCGGGAGCGTCGCGGCGGCGATGGCGGACACCCTCGCCTCCGAGATCGGCGGGCTCTTCGACGACCCGCGACTCGTCACCACGCTCAGGCCGGTCGAACCGGGGACGGACGGGGCGATCACATGGCAGGGTGAACTCGCGGGTGCCGTCGGCGCGGCGCTGGTCGCGGCGATGGCCGCGGTGGGGATGCCGGTCGGATCGGACCCCGTCCTCGCGGGCGTCGTCGTCACCGTCGGCGGTGTCGCCGGGATGACGGTCGACAGTCTCTGTGGCGCGCTCATCGAGGGTGCGGTCGTGGGTAACGAGACGGTGAACTTCCTCGCGACGTTGGCGGGGGCCGTCGTCGCGGTGCTCGTCGGCCTCGCGATCACTCCGTGA
- a CDS encoding DUF58 domain-containing protein, with amino-acid sequence MSDERASSEGSAGERDGGGSADGERRDEETNGGRPDGETDDETPRVGPASVVDRASATGRWTVWLGGALGLVGLGLLYGSALVIAAAAVPLAYVGYGAISALPRTVDVRVERRVPERQVTPGDHVPVTVTVHNEGQSVLPDVRVLDGVPEELAVVDGSPRVATALRPGGSTEVTYEVVAKRGSYDFEPARVRVRSLAGTAAASLSVPVAGADEISCTAPAATVPIDRAAPRRVGQSPADTGGEGLEFYATREYRRGDPQSRVNWRQFAKRGELVTTEFREERAGRAVVVLDVRPPTRRSATAAYPTGAEFAAYTAEVALERLRADGDEVALAVLGLDPDEVSVPVPTAGDALWIEHAEAGDGQRRARATLAAAAEVAAERRGTLDEGPRYRTDTPRGTESAAASLVARCPADAHVVLVSPFPDAVPGAYARRFAVADYAVSAVAPDHTSEETLGGRTVALHRRLRLREVEPLCRTVVDWPADRPLGLAVARGLAGGSKRGRSDSTGVRDADSAASEDGRDPPGILDRLWGSGSRTGSERESERGDAATDGGERQ; translated from the coding sequence GTGAGTGACGAGCGAGCGAGTAGCGAGGGGTCGGCCGGCGAGAGGGACGGCGGGGGCTCGGCCGACGGGGAGAGACGAGACGAGGAGACGAACGGCGGGAGACCGGACGGAGAGACGGACGACGAGACGCCACGAGTGGGTCCGGCGTCCGTCGTCGACCGGGCGAGCGCGACCGGTCGCTGGACGGTGTGGCTCGGGGGGGCACTCGGACTCGTCGGGCTCGGGCTGCTGTACGGCTCCGCGCTGGTGATCGCCGCCGCCGCGGTGCCGCTGGCGTACGTCGGCTACGGCGCGATCTCGGCGCTGCCACGGACCGTCGACGTGCGCGTCGAGCGACGCGTCCCGGAGCGGCAGGTTACCCCCGGCGACCACGTCCCCGTCACCGTCACCGTCCACAACGAGGGCCAGTCGGTGCTGCCGGACGTGCGCGTGCTCGACGGCGTCCCCGAAGAGTTGGCAGTGGTCGACGGCTCCCCGCGGGTCGCGACGGCGCTGCGACCCGGTGGGTCGACGGAGGTGACCTACGAGGTCGTCGCCAAACGGGGGTCGTACGACTTCGAACCCGCACGCGTCCGGGTGCGGTCGCTGGCCGGAACCGCCGCGGCGTCGCTGTCGGTGCCGGTCGCTGGCGCAGACGAGATCTCCTGTACCGCCCCGGCGGCGACGGTGCCGATCGACCGTGCGGCGCCGCGTCGTGTCGGCCAGTCCCCCGCCGACACCGGCGGGGAGGGGCTGGAGTTCTACGCCACCCGCGAGTACCGCCGCGGGGACCCACAGTCGCGAGTGAACTGGCGACAGTTCGCCAAGCGCGGCGAACTCGTGACCACCGAGTTCCGCGAGGAGCGGGCGGGGCGTGCCGTCGTCGTCTTGGACGTACGCCCGCCGACACGGCGCTCGGCGACCGCGGCGTACCCGACCGGCGCGGAGTTCGCGGCCTACACCGCGGAGGTGGCGCTGGAACGACTCCGCGCGGACGGCGACGAGGTGGCACTCGCCGTCCTCGGGCTCGACCCGGACGAGGTGTCCGTGCCGGTCCCGACCGCCGGCGACGCGCTCTGGATCGAACACGCCGAGGCGGGCGACGGCCAGCGGCGTGCCCGTGCGACCTTGGCAGCCGCCGCCGAGGTCGCCGCCGAGCGCCGCGGGACGCTGGACGAGGGACCACGCTACCGGACGGACACGCCGCGGGGGACGGAGTCGGCAGCTGCCTCGCTCGTCGCGCGGTGTCCGGCCGACGCCCACGTCGTCTTGGTGTCGCCGTTCCCCGACGCAGTGCCGGGAGCGTACGCGCGCCGGTTCGCGGTGGCGGACTACGCCGTCTCTGCCGTCGCGCCCGACCACACGAGCGAGGAGACGCTCGGTGGGCGGACCGTCGCACTCCACCGCCGGCTCCGGCTGCGCGAGGTGGAGCCGCTGTGTCGGACGGTCGTCGACTGGCCCGCCGATCGCCCGCTCGGGTTGGCCGTCGCGCGCGGACTGGCTGGCGGGTCGAAGCGTGGCCGGTCCGACTCGACGGGTGTGCGCGACGCCGACTCGGCGGCGAGTGAGGACGGGCGGGACCCGCCGGGGATCCTGGATCGGCTCTGGGGGAGTGGTAGTCGGACCGGGAGCGAGCGGGAGAGCGAGCGTGGCGACGCGGCGACCGACGGGGGCGAGCGCCAGTGA
- a CDS encoding UPF0179 family protein, whose product MPTVTLVGTRLAEPGTEFVYQGESTACEGCPYRGQCLNLTEGRRYEVTDVRENTQTLECAVHDTGVRAVEVEPASVTANVPSKAAYAGSKASLAGPCPHVECPSHDLCEPDGADFDAEYRIEEVHGDPPHDFCALDRELTQVEFEPEEG is encoded by the coding sequence ATGCCCACCGTCACACTCGTCGGGACCCGTCTCGCGGAGCCCGGCACGGAGTTCGTCTACCAAGGGGAGTCTACCGCCTGCGAGGGGTGTCCGTACCGCGGACAGTGTCTCAACCTCACCGAGGGCCGCCGCTACGAGGTCACGGACGTTCGGGAGAACACCCAGACGCTGGAGTGTGCCGTCCACGACACCGGCGTCCGCGCCGTCGAGGTGGAACCGGCGTCGGTCACGGCGAACGTCCCGTCGAAGGCCGCCTACGCCGGCAGTAAGGCGAGTCTCGCCGGGCCGTGTCCCCACGTCGAGTGTCCGAGTCACGACTTGTGTGAACCCGACGGCGCCGACTTCGACGCGGAGTACCGCATCGAGGAGGTCCACGGCGACCCGCCACACGACTTCTGCGCGCTGGATCGCGAGTTGACGCAGGTGGAGTTCGAACCCGAGGAGGGGTGA
- a CDS encoding DUF5820 family protein, which translates to MSFESRELPAGWQVWNDERDGRAILAFRPDVFDGGDLPAECMPTIYLANGPRTRRPGPSHRPSDEWHVTLYLEPEIEASSEVFDDRPAAVDGALAAADRFVAGEVDYRELYQVPREDYFAELDRVLEHPPTDDDED; encoded by the coding sequence GTGAGCTTCGAGTCACGCGAGCTACCCGCCGGCTGGCAGGTGTGGAACGACGAGCGGGACGGCCGCGCGATCCTGGCGTTCCGTCCGGACGTGTTCGACGGCGGCGACCTCCCGGCGGAGTGTATGCCGACGATCTACCTCGCGAACGGGCCGCGAACCCGGCGGCCGGGCCCCAGCCACCGCCCGTCCGACGAGTGGCACGTCACCCTCTACCTCGAACCCGAGATCGAGGCCAGCAGCGAGGTGTTCGACGATCGCCCGGCCGCCGTCGACGGCGCTCTCGCCGCCGCCGACCGCTTCGTCGCCGGCGAGGTCGACTACCGCGAGTTGTACCAGGTGCCACGCGAGGACTATTTCGCGGAACTGGATCGGGTCCTCGAGCACCCGCCGACGGACGACGACGAAGACTGA
- a CDS encoding GNAT family N-acetyltransferase, producing MTVLREGRPPDESALLALQSHLAEPSPALLRHGLRTGSVVVSVPDDPEETSGRVARAPVGYVLPVVGDDVHVAELVVDPAYRREGRARRLLARVLASTDRRVTLLVHPDNDGARTLYDEVGFERVGRRPGFYDDADALVMAHDGE from the coding sequence GTGACCGTGCTCAGGGAGGGCCGTCCACCGGACGAGTCGGCGCTGCTCGCCCTCCAGTCACACCTGGCCGAGCCGTCGCCGGCGCTGTTGCGTCACGGACTCCGTACCGGTTCGGTGGTCGTCTCTGTCCCGGACGATCCCGAGGAGACATCCGGTCGCGTCGCTCGGGCACCCGTGGGGTACGTGTTGCCGGTCGTCGGCGACGACGTCCACGTCGCGGAACTCGTCGTCGACCCGGCGTACCGGCGCGAGGGACGTGCGCGACGACTGCTCGCTCGCGTGCTCGCGAGTACGGACCGCCGTGTGACACTGTTGGTCCACCCGGACAACGACGGTGCACGAACGCTGTACGACGAGGTGGGGTTCGAGCGAGTCGGTCGTCGGCCCGGGTTCTACGACGACGCCGACGCTCTGGTGATGGCACACGACGGGGAGTGA